The Streptomyces europaeiscabiei genome window below encodes:
- a CDS encoding PhzF family phenazine biosynthesis protein: MSDFDVLRVFCGPRGGYGNELGVVREGSLMPDRAERQEFAAKLGFSETVFVDDPERGVIDIYTPSLRLPFAGYPCVGAAWLLDVPELVTQAGVVGARLDGEFSWIEALPEWAPPRTFRQYATAAEVDDLRVPQPGDWIYAWAWEDEAAGRVRARAFPGRDDGIDEDEATGAAALQLTAQLGRALNITQGTGSQLLTAPQPHGWVEVGGRVFLER, translated from the coding sequence GTGAGCGACTTCGACGTGCTGCGGGTGTTCTGCGGACCCCGCGGCGGATACGGCAACGAACTGGGCGTCGTCCGCGAGGGCTCCCTGATGCCCGACCGCGCCGAGCGTCAGGAGTTCGCCGCCAAACTCGGCTTCAGCGAGACCGTGTTCGTGGACGACCCCGAGCGCGGTGTCATCGACATCTACACCCCCTCGCTGCGCCTGCCCTTCGCCGGATACCCGTGCGTGGGCGCGGCCTGGCTGCTCGACGTGCCCGAACTGGTCACCCAGGCCGGTGTCGTCGGGGCCCGGCTGGACGGCGAGTTCAGCTGGATCGAGGCCCTGCCGGAGTGGGCCCCGCCCCGCACGTTCCGCCAGTACGCCACCGCCGCCGAGGTCGACGACCTGCGCGTCCCGCAGCCCGGCGACTGGATCTACGCCTGGGCCTGGGAGGACGAGGCCGCCGGCCGTGTCCGCGCCCGCGCCTTCCCCGGCCGCGACGACGGTATCGACGAGGACGAGGCCACCGGAGCGGCGGCCCTGCAGCTGACCGCCCAGCTGGGCCGAGCCCTGAACATCACCCAGGGCACGGGCTCCCAGCTCCTCACGGCCCCGCAGCCGCACGGGTGGGTGGAGGTCGGGGGGCGAGTGTTCCTGGAGAGGTAG
- a CDS encoding FecCD family ABC transporter permease codes for MTVLDKPVEPERSDGPAEASGESGKAAGACVARPSVPARRRAPLLLTVALVVALLVLVPVAGGLGAYPIPTGDVISSVVHRIGLGGAELERVPESVLWNVRFPRIVLALLIGASLGCAGALMQGIFGNPLAEPSVIGVSLGAAVGAVATIAFGITFLGNWTVSVFAFVAGLITVFVVYAMSRSGGRTEVVTLILTGIAVNAFAGATIGLFIFLAEDTAAVNQITFWQLGSLAQSTWPKVLAVLPCAVVGLAVAPFSARKLDLLALGERPARHLGVDVERLRVVLILVVALLTAAAVSVSGVIGFVGLVIPHLLRMAAGPGHRFLIPGSALAGAVVLLAADLAARTIVQPAELPLGVLTALIGSPFFFWLLRRTRRKQGGWA; via the coding sequence GTGACCGTACTGGACAAGCCGGTCGAGCCGGAGAGGTCCGACGGGCCCGCGGAGGCGAGCGGGGAGTCGGGCAAGGCGGCCGGGGCCTGCGTAGCACGGCCCTCCGTCCCCGCCCGACGTCGCGCCCCCCTTCTCCTCACCGTCGCTCTCGTCGTCGCCCTCCTCGTCCTGGTCCCCGTCGCCGGTGGCCTCGGGGCCTATCCGATCCCCACCGGTGACGTGATCTCCTCGGTCGTCCACCGGATCGGCCTCGGCGGGGCGGAGCTCGAACGTGTTCCCGAGTCGGTGCTGTGGAACGTGCGGTTCCCGCGGATCGTGCTGGCGTTGCTGATCGGGGCCTCGCTCGGGTGCGCGGGGGCGCTGATGCAGGGGATCTTCGGGAACCCGCTGGCGGAGCCGAGTGTCATCGGGGTCTCGCTGGGCGCGGCGGTGGGCGCGGTCGCGACGATCGCGTTCGGGATCACGTTCCTCGGGAACTGGACGGTGTCGGTGTTCGCGTTCGTCGCGGGGCTGATCACCGTGTTCGTGGTGTACGCGATGTCACGGTCGGGCGGTCGTACGGAGGTCGTGACGCTGATCCTCACCGGTATCGCGGTGAACGCGTTCGCGGGCGCCACGATCGGGCTGTTCATCTTCCTGGCCGAGGACACGGCGGCCGTCAACCAGATCACCTTCTGGCAGCTGGGTTCGCTCGCGCAGTCGACGTGGCCGAAGGTGCTGGCGGTGCTGCCGTGCGCGGTGGTCGGGCTGGCCGTCGCGCCCTTCTCCGCGCGGAAGCTGGACCTCCTCGCGCTGGGTGAGCGGCCGGCGCGGCATCTCGGGGTGGACGTGGAGCGGCTGCGGGTCGTGCTGATCCTGGTCGTCGCGCTGCTCACCGCCGCCGCCGTGAGCGTGTCGGGAGTGATCGGTTTCGTCGGGCTCGTCATCCCGCATCTGCTGCGGATGGCGGCCGGGCCGGGGCACCGGTTCCTGATTCCGGGCAGCGCGCTCGCCGGGGCGGTCGTCCTGCTGGCGGCCGACCTCGCGGCCCGCACGATCGTCCAGCCCGCCGAACTCCCCCTCGGCGTCCTCACCGCCCTGATCGGCAGCCCGTTCTTCTTCTGGCTGCTCCGCAGGACCCGCCGCAAGCAAGGAGGCTGGGCATGA
- a CDS encoding heme ABC transporter ATP-binding protein yields MTSRTSGRSLTGFLRGRLGAGAPTPPPPSAPGDVLAEAQDVTVRLGAREVLHGVCVAARAGEVLALVGPNGAGKSTLLGVLAADLPVDGGVVRVHGRPVGEWSAPELALRRAVLPQSAALSFPFTVEEVVRMGRAPWARQPDVYDEDDALVAEAMAVTEVTGFAARPFSALSGGERARVALARVLAQRAPLLMLDEPTAALDLRHQELVLTVCRERARAGDAVVVVLHDLGLAAAYADRVAVLRDGRVAADGPPAGVFEEALLSEVYRQPVEVFPHPRTGDVLITPKRGS; encoded by the coding sequence ATGACGTCCAGGACGAGCGGGAGGTCCCTGACAGGGTTCCTCCGGGGGCGGCTGGGCGCGGGCGCTCCCACTCCGCCGCCTCCGTCCGCCCCCGGTGACGTCCTCGCCGAGGCCCAGGACGTCACCGTCCGGCTCGGTGCCCGGGAGGTGCTCCACGGCGTCTGCGTCGCCGCCCGCGCCGGCGAGGTGCTCGCCCTGGTGGGGCCGAACGGGGCCGGGAAGTCGACGCTGCTGGGCGTCCTGGCCGCGGATCTGCCGGTCGACGGCGGTGTCGTACGGGTGCACGGGCGGCCGGTGGGTGAGTGGTCTGCGCCCGAACTCGCTCTGCGGCGGGCGGTGTTGCCCCAGTCGGCGGCGCTGTCGTTCCCGTTCACGGTGGAGGAGGTCGTACGGATGGGGCGGGCGCCGTGGGCGCGGCAGCCGGACGTGTACGACGAGGACGACGCCTTGGTGGCGGAGGCGATGGCGGTCACGGAGGTCACCGGGTTCGCGGCCCGGCCCTTCTCCGCGCTGAGCGGCGGTGAGCGCGCCCGGGTGGCGCTGGCGCGGGTGCTCGCCCAGCGGGCGCCGCTGCTGATGCTGGACGAGCCGACGGCCGCGCTGGACCTGCGCCACCAGGAACTGGTGCTGACGGTGTGCCGGGAGCGGGCGCGGGCCGGGGACGCGGTGGTCGTCGTACTGCACGATCTGGGGCTGGCGGCGGCGTACGCGGACCGGGTGGCCGTACTGCGGGACGGGCGCGTCGCGGCGGACGGGCCGCCGGCCGGGGTCTTCGAGGAGGCGTTGCTGTCGGAGGTGTACCGGCAGCCGGTCGAAGTGTTCCCGCATCCACGGACCGGCGATGTCCTGATCACACCGAAACGGGGTTCTTGA
- a CDS encoding biliverdin-producing heme oxygenase: MNASVASDTAFSTLIRTASHEQHTEAESTTFMGDMLGGKLGVEAYTRYTEQLWFVYAALESAAPGLAGDPVAGPFIQPELMRLAALERDLEHLRGPGWRSTLTALPATEAYAARVAECARTWAGGYVAHHYTRYLGDLSGGQIIRDRAEKTWGFAKKGDGVRFYVFEEITNPAAFKRGYRELLDRVRADDLEKQRIVSECKRAFALNTAVFLALGEEFPLTA, from the coding sequence ATGAACGCGTCGGTCGCATCGGACACGGCGTTCTCCACGCTCATCCGCACCGCCTCGCACGAGCAGCACACCGAGGCGGAGTCCACGACGTTCATGGGCGACATGCTGGGCGGCAAGCTCGGTGTCGAGGCGTACACGCGGTACACCGAGCAGCTGTGGTTCGTGTACGCGGCACTGGAGAGCGCCGCGCCGGGACTGGCCGGCGACCCGGTCGCCGGGCCGTTCATCCAGCCCGAGCTGATGCGGCTGGCCGCGCTGGAGCGGGACCTGGAGCATCTGCGCGGCCCCGGCTGGCGCTCGACGCTCACGGCGCTGCCGGCGACCGAGGCGTACGCGGCGCGGGTCGCCGAGTGCGCGCGCACCTGGGCCGGCGGTTATGTGGCCCACCACTACACGCGGTACCTCGGTGACCTCTCGGGCGGGCAGATCATCCGGGACCGGGCCGAGAAGACGTGGGGCTTCGCCAAGAAGGGCGACGGGGTTCGGTTCTACGTCTTCGAGGAGATCACCAACCCGGCCGCGTTCAAGCGGGGGTACCGGGAGCTGCTGGACCGGGTGCGGGCCGATGACCTGGAGAAGCAGCGGATCGTGAGCGAGTGCAAGCGGGCGTTCGCGCTCAACACCGCGGTCTTTCTCGCCTTGGGGGAAGAGTTCCCGCTGACTGCGTGA
- the efeO gene encoding iron uptake system protein EfeO, with translation MRPLRLSVVTAAATVAALTAVTGCTEKSSAGADGAITVTATDTECEVSKKEFPAGHVELDIENKGSKVTEVYLLFPDDRVVTERENIGPGTKQKVTAEVKAGDYRIACKPGMKGDGIRQDVRATGGGKVAKRDPRLDAAVASYRKYVQSQADETLPLAKVFAEAVKDGDVEAAKKAYAPSRIGWERTEPVAESFGDIDPKVDLREDGLEEGQDLEKDWTGWHRLERSLWQDGKLTDRDSELADQLVTDLEDWQKRVGKAEITPTSMANGAKELLDEVATGKVTGEEERYSHTDLVDFKANVEGAEKSYELLKSVAAENDPELTKELDQQFAALNTLLDKYRADKTGYDFVSYDKVGKAEQKELSDAVNALAEPLSQLAAAVVK, from the coding sequence ATGCGCCCCCTCAGACTCTCCGTCGTCACCGCCGCCGCGACCGTGGCGGCCCTGACCGCCGTCACCGGCTGCACCGAGAAGAGCAGCGCGGGTGCGGACGGGGCCATCACGGTGACCGCGACCGACACCGAGTGCGAGGTGTCGAAGAAGGAGTTCCCGGCGGGGCACGTCGAGCTGGACATCGAGAACAAGGGCTCCAAGGTCACCGAGGTCTACCTCCTCTTCCCGGACGACCGCGTCGTCACCGAGCGCGAGAACATCGGGCCCGGCACCAAGCAGAAGGTCACCGCCGAGGTGAAGGCGGGCGACTACCGGATCGCCTGCAAGCCCGGCATGAAGGGCGACGGCATCCGGCAGGACGTCAGGGCCACCGGCGGCGGCAAGGTCGCCAAGAGGGACCCCCGGCTCGACGCGGCCGTCGCCTCGTACCGCAAGTACGTGCAGAGTCAGGCCGACGAGACCCTCCCGCTGGCGAAGGTGTTCGCCGAGGCCGTCAAGGACGGGGACGTCGAGGCCGCGAAGAAGGCGTACGCGCCCTCCCGTATCGGCTGGGAGCGGACCGAGCCGGTCGCCGAGTCCTTCGGTGACATCGACCCGAAGGTCGACCTGCGCGAGGACGGTCTGGAGGAGGGCCAGGACCTGGAGAAGGACTGGACGGGCTGGCACCGCCTGGAGCGTTCGCTCTGGCAGGACGGCAAGCTCACCGACCGTGACTCCGAGCTGGCCGACCAGCTGGTGACCGACCTGGAGGACTGGCAGAAGCGGGTCGGCAAGGCCGAGATCACTCCGACCTCCATGGCCAACGGCGCCAAGGAACTCCTCGACGAGGTCGCCACCGGCAAGGTCACCGGCGAGGAGGAGCGCTACTCGCACACCGACCTGGTCGATTTCAAGGCCAACGTCGAGGGCGCCGAGAAGTCGTACGAGTTGCTGAAGTCCGTCGCCGCCGAGAACGACCCGGAGCTGACGAAGGAACTCGACCAGCAGTTCGCGGCACTGAACACGCTGCTCGACAAGTACCGCGCGGACAAGACCGGGTACGACTTCGTCTCCTACGACAAGGTCGGCAAGGCGGAGCAGAAGGAGCTGTCGGACGCGGTGAACGCGCTCGCCGAGCCCCTCTCCCAGCTCGCGGCTGCCGTGGTGAAGTGA
- the map gene encoding type I methionyl aminopeptidase: MSGQSLLAPGKLSPTRTVPGNIRRPEYVGKPAPTPYTGPEVQTPETIEAMRVAGRIAARAMAEAAKHIAPGVTTDELDRVAHEYMCDHGAYPSTLGYRGFPKSLCTSVNEVICHGIPDSTVLRDGDIVNLDVTAYIGGVHGDNNATYLVGDVDEESSLLVERTRESLARAIKAVRPGRQINIIGRVIESYAKRFGYGVVRDFTGHGINSSFHSGLIVPHYDSPHATTVIQTGMTFTIEPMLTLGSYDYDMWDDGWTVVTKDLKRTAQFEHTLVVTETGAEILTLP, encoded by the coding sequence ATGTCTGGCCAGTCGCTGCTCGCACCGGGGAAGCTCTCCCCCACCCGCACCGTCCCGGGAAACATCCGCCGACCCGAGTACGTGGGCAAGCCCGCCCCGACTCCGTACACCGGGCCGGAGGTGCAGACGCCCGAGACCATCGAGGCGATGCGCGTCGCCGGCCGGATCGCGGCTCGGGCGATGGCCGAGGCGGCGAAGCACATCGCGCCCGGAGTCACCACGGACGAGCTGGACCGGGTGGCGCACGAGTACATGTGCGACCACGGGGCCTATCCGTCGACGCTCGGCTACCGTGGCTTCCCCAAGTCGCTGTGCACCTCGGTCAACGAGGTCATCTGCCACGGCATCCCCGACTCGACCGTGCTGCGCGACGGCGACATCGTCAACCTGGACGTGACGGCGTACATCGGCGGCGTCCACGGCGACAACAACGCCACCTACCTGGTGGGGGATGTCGACGAGGAGTCGTCGCTGCTCGTCGAGCGGACCCGGGAGTCCCTCGCCCGTGCCATCAAGGCGGTCAGGCCCGGTCGGCAGATCAACATCATCGGGCGGGTCATCGAGTCGTACGCGAAGCGGTTCGGATACGGGGTCGTGCGCGACTTCACGGGACACGGGATCAACTCGTCGTTCCACTCCGGGCTGATCGTCCCGCACTACGACTCCCCGCACGCCACCACGGTGATCCAGACCGGGATGACGTTCACGATCGAGCCGATGCTGACGCTCGGGTCGTACGACTACGACATGTGGGACGACGGCTGGACGGTCGTCACCAAGGACCTCAAGCGCACCGCCCAGTTCGAGCACACGCTGGTGGTGACGGAGACGGGCGCGGAGATCCTCACGCTGCCGTAG
- the efeB gene encoding iron uptake transporter deferrochelatase/peroxidase subunit produces the protein MADDDTSSEAPDTRAPSRRALIGWGGAGLALGAAAAGGAVAVARTGDDAAPAAGAAVAFHGTHQAGIATPVQDRLHFAAFDVETDDRAEFVAMLKDWTAAARRMTAGKAVGDGAYGGLAEAPPDDTGEALGLKPSRLTLTIGFGPSLFDRFDLAGQRPEALVDLPQFAGDNLDRARSGGDLCVQACADDPQVAVHAIRNLARIGFGKVSVRWSQLGFGKTSSTTPEAQTPRNLLGFKDGTRNIAGTETDRLKKFVWVGEKDVDENAAWMTGGSYLVARRIRMHIEPWDRTSLQEQEDIFGRDKGEGAPVGKAKERDEPFLKAMLPDAHVRLAHPDSNHGATLLRRGYSFTDGTDGLGRLDAGLFFLAYQRDVRTGFIPVQRNLATDALNEYIQHVGSAVFAVPPGVRDADDWWGRALFSASAASTTEG, from the coding sequence ATGGCCGACGACGACACCTCCTCCGAAGCCCCCGACACCCGTGCTCCCTCGCGGCGTGCGCTGATCGGCTGGGGCGGTGCCGGGCTCGCGCTCGGTGCCGCCGCGGCCGGCGGCGCGGTCGCCGTGGCCCGCACCGGCGACGACGCGGCCCCCGCCGCCGGGGCGGCCGTCGCCTTCCACGGCACCCACCAGGCCGGTATCGCCACGCCCGTGCAGGACCGGCTGCACTTCGCCGCGTTCGACGTGGAGACGGACGACCGCGCCGAGTTCGTGGCGATGCTGAAGGACTGGACGGCCGCCGCGCGCCGGATGACGGCCGGGAAGGCGGTCGGCGACGGCGCGTACGGCGGTCTGGCCGAGGCCCCGCCGGACGACACCGGGGAGGCGCTGGGACTGAAGCCGTCCCGGCTGACGCTGACGATCGGCTTCGGGCCGTCACTGTTCGACAGGTTCGACCTGGCGGGGCAGCGGCCCGAGGCGCTGGTGGACCTGCCGCAGTTCGCCGGCGACAACCTGGACCGGGCCCGCAGCGGCGGCGACCTGTGCGTCCAGGCCTGCGCGGACGACCCCCAGGTCGCGGTGCACGCCATCCGCAACCTCGCCCGCATCGGCTTCGGCAAGGTGTCGGTCCGCTGGTCCCAGCTCGGGTTCGGCAAGACCTCGTCGACCACACCCGAGGCGCAGACCCCGCGCAACCTCCTGGGGTTCAAGGACGGCACCCGCAACATCGCGGGCACCGAGACGGACCGGCTGAAGAAGTTCGTGTGGGTGGGCGAGAAGGACGTCGACGAGAACGCGGCGTGGATGACCGGCGGCTCGTACCTCGTCGCCCGCCGCATTCGGATGCACATCGAGCCCTGGGACCGAACCTCGCTGCAGGAGCAGGAAGACATCTTCGGCCGTGACAAGGGCGAGGGCGCCCCGGTCGGCAAGGCGAAGGAGCGTGACGAGCCGTTCCTGAAGGCGATGCTGCCGGACGCGCACGTACGGCTCGCGCACCCCGACTCCAACCACGGGGCGACGCTCCTGCGCCGCGGCTACTCCTTCACCGACGGCACGGACGGGCTCGGCCGCCTGGACGCGGGCCTGTTCTTCCTCGCCTACCAGCGCGATGTGCGCACGGGGTTCATCCCGGTCCAGCGCAACCTGGCCACGGACGCGCTCAACGAGTACATCCAGCACGTGGGTTCGGCGGTCTTCGCGGTCCCGCCCGGTGTCCGGGACGCCGACGACTGGTGGGGCCGGGCGCTGTTCTCCGCGTCTGCGGCATCGACGACGGAGGGATGA